From a single Ornithodoros turicata isolate Travis chromosome 8, ASM3712646v1, whole genome shotgun sequence genomic region:
- the LOC135366699 gene encoding ribosome biogenesis protein NOP53-like, protein MAATSKRKRLGLSKNRKKTWIKHINVKDVEEFLEEKRLDDRLGGPLEDKPDNALFSVDKTPASPRLKASKVLTKRERRSKKLTCFQNLEPTSKVPPPIIPCRVRDPEERKPAAVRKKQQKRSARRCQQAAVDRQISANRKEKEAVNTFKLPDFYDVWESNEKEQTGLDEDSEKFINEYTKKRRPNIPLRRYQKPSLLPPVEVPHPGASYNPAYDDHQALLSEALTVEEKKLREEKHIERVLTNMLPTREEAPTEATKLAEMSQGLFEHTDDSDSECDVEPPHMNPPVRAEDRKTKQKRRRELEQQRIRWEAKKRKEERIAMNEVFKVKNIETEYKQMEAKAKQTQLRNEERLAEKMYKPHKMSRFKFEEPDKELKLSEELAESLRKLKPEGSVLEDRYKSLQKRNIIETRKRHKVVVKYKPKRLLKREHRLFLENETKKWNQ, encoded by the coding sequence ATGGCTGCCACCAGTAAGCGGAAAAGACTCGGCTTGAGCAAAAATAGGAAGAAGACTTGGATTAAACACATCAATGTCAAGGATGTTGAGGAATTTCTCGAAGAAAAAAGGCTCGACGATCGTCTCGGGGGACCACTCGAAGACAAACCCGATAATGCCCTCTTCTCCGTGGATAAAACACCAGCATCTCCGCGATTGAAGGCATCAAAGGTATTAACAAAACGAGAAAGGCGGTCAAAGAAGCTCACTTGCTTCCAGAATTTAGAACCAACATCTAAAGTACCCCCACCAATCATACCGTGTCGCGTCAGAGACCCCGAAGAGCGTAAACCAGCCGCAGTCCGAAAAAAGCAGCAGAAGCGCAGTGCCAGACGGTGTCAGCAAGCTGCTGTCGACAGGCAAATATCGGCAAACCGCAAGGAGAAGGAAGCTGTAAATACATTCAAATTACCGGACTTCTACGACGTCTGGGAAAGCAACGAGAAAGAACAGACTGGATTAGATGAAGACTCGGAGAAATTTATTAACGAGTACACCAAGAAACGTCGGCCGAACATCCCGCTGCGACGATACCAGAAACCTTCGCTGTTGCCACCAGTAGAAGTTCCTCATCCTGGGGCGTCTTACAACCCAGCATACGATGACCACCAAGCACTCCTCAGCGAAGCATTGACAGTTGAGGAGAAAAAGTTGAGAGAAGAGAAGCACATTGAACGGGtgctaaccaacatgctgcccACAAGGGAGGAAGCTCCAACAGAAGCCACAAAGCTAGCCGAAATGTCGCAGGGGCTGTTTGAGCACACCGATGACTCCGACAGTGAATGCGACGTCGAACCGCCTCACATGAATCCACCGGTGCGAGCCGAGGACAGGAAAACGAAGCAGAAGCGAAGGCGCGAGCTCGAACAGCAGAGAATTCGTTGGGAGGCGAAGAAGCGCAAAGAAGAGCGGATCGCAATGAACGAGGTGTTCAAGGTGAAAAACATAGAGACCGAGTACAAGCAGATGGAGGCAAAAGCAAAGCAGACGCAGCTGCGAAACGAAGAACGTCTCGCCGAGAAGATGTACAAGCCGCATAAGATGAGCAGGTTCAAGTTTGAGGAGCCAGACAAAGAGTTGAAACTGTCGGAAGAGTTGGCGGAGTCGCTGCGGAAGCTGAAACCAGAGGGCAGCGTACTGGAAGACAGGTACAAGAGCTTGCAGAAGAGAAACATCATTGAAACTCGTAAAAGGCACAAGGTGGTTGTAAAGTATAAACCTAAGAGGCTGCTGAAGAGGGAGCATAGGTTGTTCCTCGAAAATGAGACGAAGAAGTGGAACCAATAA